The Nitrospira sp. genome window below encodes:
- a CDS encoding phosphohydrolase, which yields MGTVSSAPPFQGFPDIVLYHAECSDGFGAAWALWKKFPSASFLPVKHGHPPPPDLKDRRVVIVDYSYARPILEAMASETKELLVLDHHITAERTLDGFPNAYFDQTKSGAVLSWEWAHGTAAPWLLQYIQDKDLWTWALPGSREINAALASYPFDFEVWDNFTQSALEQDGRAILRYEYEIVGKLAAQASMMKFQGIVVPAVQSSILTSQIGERLSPHHPFCLIWHDREGRRYFSMRSRSDGTDVGRIAASFGGGGHTHAAGFSVPLEIDGTPPTDARLPRAVINRRRTP from the coding sequence ATGGGTACTGTATCTTCCGCCCCACCATTCCAAGGCTTTCCGGACATCGTTCTGTACCATGCTGAATGTTCTGATGGGTTTGGGGCGGCCTGGGCTCTCTGGAAAAAGTTTCCGAGTGCGAGCTTTTTGCCCGTCAAGCACGGCCATCCGCCCCCTCCAGATCTCAAGGATCGCCGTGTCGTGATCGTCGACTACAGCTATGCCCGGCCGATCCTGGAAGCCATGGCCTCCGAGACCAAGGAACTCCTCGTTCTGGATCACCATATCACTGCGGAGCGAACCTTGGACGGCTTTCCCAACGCGTACTTCGATCAAACAAAGTCCGGTGCTGTCCTGAGCTGGGAATGGGCTCACGGTACGGCGGCTCCATGGCTACTTCAGTATATTCAGGACAAGGACTTATGGACCTGGGCTTTGCCTGGTAGTCGCGAGATCAACGCAGCTTTGGCCTCCTACCCGTTTGACTTCGAGGTATGGGATAACTTTACTCAGTCGGCGCTCGAGCAAGACGGTCGAGCTATCTTGCGGTATGAGTATGAGATTGTTGGAAAGCTCGCAGCGCAGGCTTCGATGATGAAATTCCAGGGTATCGTCGTTCCTGCTGTGCAAAGCTCAATCCTGACCAGTCAGATCGGCGAGCGTCTGTCGCCCCATCATCCCTTTTGCCTGATCTGGCATGACCGCGAAGGTCGTCGCTATTTCAGTATGCGTTCCCGATCCGACGGTACGGATGTGGGGAGGATCGCCGCCTCATTCGGAGGCGGAGGCCATACTCATGCTGCTGGATTCTCCGTTCCACTCGAAATCGACGGCACTCCTCCGACCGATGCCAGGCTGCCTCGTGCGGTCATAAATCGCCGTCGAACTCCATGA
- a CDS encoding TIGR00730 family Rossman fold protein, which yields MNSTGRPPQIRQRLTLSRDEILHQISALLDSREGDLHSALMSELLTGLLKLHDARLDLLDVKIVNRAVKELRHAFSVFRGYRSRQKVSIFGSARTLSDDPNYQLAYKFSQAIVREGFMVITGGADGIMRAAQEGAGRENSFGVNIMLPFEQGPNSTIADDPKLITFKYFFTRKLMFQKEAQAIALFPGGFGTHDEAFEILTLAQTGKSDPQPIICLQAPGCDYWDDWSAFVTRQLLNRKLINEEDMNLFAIVNSTEAAVSQILRFYRRYHSIRFVGRQLTMRLKHPISLEQLEEIRQRFADLLSNGTFELRGALEEEIDEPALRDLPRLVFDFNRRSAGRLRHLISHLNEL from the coding sequence ATGAATTCAACCGGCAGACCTCCACAGATTCGTCAACGTCTCACCTTGTCACGAGATGAGATTCTCCATCAAATCAGCGCCCTGCTCGACAGCCGCGAGGGGGACCTGCATTCCGCCCTCATGTCGGAACTTCTGACGGGGCTGCTGAAACTCCATGACGCGCGCCTAGACCTCCTGGACGTGAAAATCGTCAACCGCGCCGTCAAAGAACTTCGGCATGCATTCAGTGTCTTCCGCGGATATCGTAGCCGCCAGAAAGTCAGCATCTTCGGCTCGGCACGAACTCTTTCCGATGATCCCAATTATCAACTCGCCTACAAGTTCTCCCAAGCTATCGTCCGGGAAGGGTTCATGGTCATCACCGGGGGAGCAGATGGGATCATGCGGGCTGCTCAAGAGGGTGCCGGCCGTGAAAACAGCTTCGGCGTCAATATCATGCTGCCGTTCGAACAGGGGCCTAACTCCACGATCGCCGACGACCCGAAACTTATTACCTTCAAGTACTTTTTCACCCGCAAGTTGATGTTTCAAAAAGAAGCACAGGCCATCGCCCTCTTCCCTGGCGGGTTCGGCACGCACGACGAGGCTTTTGAAATCCTCACGCTGGCCCAGACCGGCAAGAGTGATCCTCAGCCGATCATCTGCCTTCAAGCCCCTGGCTGCGACTACTGGGATGATTGGTCGGCCTTCGTGACGAGACAACTACTGAATCGAAAACTCATCAATGAAGAAGATATGAATCTCTTTGCAATCGTCAATTCCACAGAAGCAGCTGTGAGTCAGATCCTCAGATTTTACCGCCGGTACCACTCCATACGGTTTGTGGGACGACAGCTGACGATGCGTCTCAAGCACCCCATCTCTCTTGAGCAGCTTGAGGAGATTCGTCAACGATTTGCCGATCTCCTCTCCAACGGCACGTTCGAACTGCGCGGTGCGCTCGAGGAAGAGATCGATGAACCAGCCTTGCGTGACTTGCCGAGACTGGTGTTCGATTTTAATCGGCGCAGTGCCGGGCGGCTTCGCCACCTGATCAGTCACCTGAACGAGCTGTAA
- a CDS encoding CBS domain-containing protein — MVDKHDQQPEAADHPTILVSHMMTPGVVQIPGDVSVTEAASLMERERMSCLLVKDSESRFGLMTPTDIVKKVVAQGLEPDDIEVRTIMTRPVRFIEYDRAMDEASALMMSTGTPILIVTKQNQPVGVLTARDLLLSPKRCVTNISATISVIEGEGVGDEHQVSISQLSHAGASVESPALLLSGTKIILSFCLSEMMSPLTIRGTVLDNARVEPLSDTTSSLMTSHRGLEIQFVDLSPADQSRIKAWVLSNLPRSFDPS; from the coding sequence ATGGTGGACAAGCACGATCAACAGCCTGAAGCCGCGGATCACCCGACCATACTGGTTTCACACATGATGACACCTGGCGTAGTCCAGATTCCAGGAGATGTATCAGTCACCGAAGCAGCCTCGCTCATGGAACGCGAGCGAATGTCCTGCCTGCTGGTCAAAGATTCAGAGTCTCGTTTCGGACTGATGACGCCGACCGACATTGTCAAAAAAGTCGTCGCGCAGGGCCTCGAACCGGATGACATCGAAGTCCGGACCATCATGACAAGACCGGTCCGATTTATCGAGTACGATCGAGCGATGGACGAAGCCTCAGCGCTCATGATGTCCACTGGAACACCGATCCTCATCGTCACGAAACAAAATCAGCCGGTCGGCGTCCTCACCGCCAGAGACCTGCTCCTTTCCCCAAAGCGATGCGTCACGAACATCTCGGCGACCATCAGTGTCATTGAGGGAGAGGGCGTGGGAGATGAGCATCAGGTCTCCATCTCGCAACTCAGCCATGCCGGCGCCTCAGTGGAATCTCCTGCGCTGTTGCTGTCGGGGACCAAAATCATATTGAGCTTTTGCCTTTCTGAGATGATGAGTCCCTTGACCATTCGAGGGACCGTCTTGGATAACGCGAGAGTTGAGCCGCTGTCTGACACAACCAGTTCCCTCATGACCTCGCATCGAGGACTAGAGATACAATTCGTCGATCTTTCTCCCGCGGACCAGTCCAGGATCAAGGCCTGGGTGCTGAGCAACCTGCCTAGATCTTTCGATCCTTCATAG
- a CDS encoding DUF692 family protein, which yields MMASSGPYHGEFLRRIETIPTHGLGLSVDIHDPDIASLRRSLQERQVSPAFLEVFRTTPMALVSTRKEVGNGLLTYHGEGLWLTQPEMVDSMEFKQEIAATAEQLMIVQSAWLNHECATKYLAGYYFGTYLPPLYTPLSAKVVADNTRLIQHLLDQQCLLPNGSTPLVLLEMPPLTYFVAGTMPIPRFFQLISEQAPCGLVLDVGHLWTVFRYSGLHRGVSLTRFVEEFLNEFPMDRVVEIHVAGLAVHASHRILDSRLKGGRDDEALPPWIDAHAAPIPTVLFEMLDQILCHPQLASLKGLALEVDTKPVDLIVDEFAQFSRRYEALFSRLDKAKQAIPEFDACSLSEESRSIPDMQTLGVAYDRYAQVLAGKTQPVGSEWSQDQASVQDLDFYRSVYLPYEILHWGGKVEDMFVESCRRLRARDLSLDGFVVLWFSEPRPFSGTYDFFLLKVERFVEFVQQVAPELRGIVEREAEELRCAYRFANEPDVLLYES from the coding sequence ATGATGGCGTCGAGCGGGCCGTACCATGGGGAGTTCCTTCGTCGGATCGAGACAATTCCCACGCATGGGCTAGGGCTCTCCGTCGATATTCATGATCCAGACATCGCAAGCTTGCGGCGAAGCCTACAAGAACGTCAAGTGTCGCCTGCCTTTCTGGAGGTGTTCCGTACGACACCCATGGCCTTGGTCTCCACCAGAAAAGAGGTCGGCAACGGTCTCCTGACATATCATGGCGAAGGCTTATGGCTCACTCAGCCCGAGATGGTCGATTCCATGGAGTTTAAACAGGAAATCGCTGCGACTGCAGAACAACTGATGATCGTGCAAAGTGCCTGGCTGAATCATGAATGTGCGACAAAATATCTCGCCGGCTATTATTTCGGGACCTATCTTCCCCCGCTCTACACGCCGTTAAGCGCGAAGGTGGTCGCTGATAATACACGATTGATCCAACATCTGCTCGATCAACAGTGCCTGTTGCCCAATGGAAGCACACCGTTGGTACTGCTTGAAATGCCTCCACTTACGTACTTTGTCGCGGGGACGATGCCCATCCCACGATTTTTTCAGCTCATCAGCGAACAGGCTCCCTGTGGGTTGGTCTTGGATGTGGGCCATCTCTGGACGGTATTTCGATATTCTGGATTGCATCGAGGCGTGTCGCTTACACGATTTGTCGAGGAATTTCTCAATGAGTTTCCCATGGATCGTGTGGTCGAGATTCACGTAGCGGGTCTGGCCGTTCATGCATCACACCGAATTCTCGATTCACGACTGAAGGGTGGTAGAGATGATGAGGCGCTTCCTCCTTGGATCGATGCCCATGCTGCCCCCATTCCGACCGTCTTGTTCGAGATGCTCGATCAGATACTATGTCATCCTCAGCTTGCCAGCCTGAAGGGTCTTGCCTTGGAAGTGGATACGAAACCGGTCGACTTGATCGTGGATGAATTCGCCCAATTCTCCCGGCGCTATGAGGCGCTGTTCTCCCGGCTTGACAAGGCCAAACAGGCCATACCGGAGTTCGATGCGTGCTCATTGTCGGAAGAGTCGAGGTCGATCCCTGACATGCAAACGCTTGGAGTGGCCTACGATCGATATGCACAGGTACTGGCTGGGAAAACCCAGCCGGTAGGGTCGGAATGGAGCCAAGACCAGGCCAGTGTTCAAGATTTGGACTTCTATCGCTCCGTCTATCTTCCATATGAGATTCTTCACTGGGGAGGAAAGGTGGAGGACATGTTTGTAGAATCCTGTCGTCGGCTTAGGGCACGCGACCTGTCGCTCGATGGATTTGTGGTGCTTTGGTTCAGTGAGCCCAGGCCTTTCTCCGGAACCTACGATTTCTTCTTGCTGAAAGTCGAACGGTTCGTGGAGTTTGTCCAGCAAGTGGCGCCGGAGTTGCGAGGCATTGTCGAGAGAGAGGCGGAGGAGCTGCGGTGTGCCTACCGGTTTGCCAACGAACCAGACGTTCTCCTGTACGAGAGCTGA
- a CDS encoding tRNA-dihydrouridine synthase, protein MNFWLSLPRPLIGLSPMDGVTDACFRSVIAQQGKPDVSFTEFTHVHDVCYGPELHLETLLYSERERPIVAQLYGKDPDLFYLAALVVCDLGFDGLDINMGCPSKSVASSGSGAGLIRTPELARTIMQAAKRGIEDWAEGRTLEEAGLTSARVAMFERLNRQRGKTGPTHRRQVPLSVKTRLGYDSVTVEGWIEQLLVEQPAVISLHGRTLRQMYRGTADWSAIGRAATLVRGTETLLLGNGDIQSLDDIAVRVRETGVDGVLVGRGVLGAPWFFRSKEQARMRSRGMKDIDVGRNPGEVSLNERFAVLVDHAQQFQALVGEKQFYRMRKHLGWYCKGFPHAASLRAQMVRVSSVEALHALLEDFQDRPDAIAALSQGESADEPSLLVSRCS, encoded by the coding sequence ATGAACTTTTGGCTGAGCCTGCCGCGCCCCCTCATAGGGTTGTCCCCAATGGATGGTGTGACCGATGCCTGCTTTCGATCCGTGATCGCCCAGCAGGGGAAGCCGGATGTCAGTTTTACAGAATTTACGCACGTCCATGACGTCTGTTACGGACCGGAGCTTCACTTGGAGACGCTTCTGTACAGCGAGAGGGAGCGTCCGATTGTGGCGCAGCTCTATGGGAAAGACCCGGATCTCTTTTATTTGGCGGCACTGGTGGTATGTGATTTGGGCTTCGACGGACTGGATATCAATATGGGTTGTCCGTCGAAGAGCGTGGCGTCGTCCGGATCAGGCGCCGGATTGATCCGCACTCCGGAACTGGCTCGCACGATCATGCAAGCCGCCAAACGTGGAATCGAGGATTGGGCCGAGGGACGGACTCTTGAAGAAGCGGGTCTTACGTCGGCGCGAGTAGCCATGTTTGAACGTCTGAATCGTCAGCGCGGCAAAACCGGCCCAACCCATCGACGCCAAGTACCCCTTTCCGTGAAGACGAGACTTGGTTATGACTCTGTGACGGTTGAGGGATGGATCGAGCAGCTCTTGGTGGAACAACCGGCCGTGATCTCGCTTCATGGACGAACGCTCCGGCAAATGTACCGAGGCACGGCGGACTGGTCGGCCATTGGACGCGCTGCCACACTGGTGCGGGGAACCGAAACGTTGTTATTGGGGAATGGAGACATTCAGAGCCTTGACGACATCGCGGTACGAGTGCGTGAAACCGGCGTCGATGGCGTATTGGTCGGGCGCGGCGTACTTGGCGCCCCGTGGTTCTTTCGCTCAAAAGAGCAGGCCCGCATGCGAAGCCGTGGCATGAAGGATATCGACGTCGGACGAAATCCCGGTGAAGTTTCACTGAACGAACGTTTCGCTGTGCTGGTCGATCATGCGCAACAGTTCCAAGCGCTGGTCGGGGAAAAACAATTCTATCGTATGCGTAAACATCTAGGCTGGTATTGTAAAGGCTTCCCACATGCCGCCTCCCTTCGCGCGCAGATGGTGCGTGTCTCTTCCGTCGAAGCACTCCATGCCCTCCTCGAAGATTTTCAAGATCGGCCAGATGCCATAGCGGCACTCTCCCAGGGCGAATCAGCCGATGAGCCGAGCCTGCTGGTCTCGCGATGCAGCTAG
- a CDS encoding Maf family protein: protein MQLVLASSSPRRRELLALLGLSFEVCPSEFHEHPEVGLSPVEQVRRFAREKARSVALVRPRALVLGSDTVIDLEGQLLGKPADLADARAMLARLAGRSHHVHTAVALCGRMRHIESVEVATTEVQMKADLDQTYERYLASEESLGKAGAYAVQGLGGDLVERIIGDYTTVVGLPLKLVTQLLRSVGYPLLVNVEDLYRRKPYANWNRFAV from the coding sequence ATGCAGCTAGTGCTGGCGTCGAGTTCGCCACGCCGCCGGGAACTCCTTGCACTGTTGGGCCTTTCCTTCGAGGTGTGTCCGTCGGAGTTCCACGAGCATCCCGAGGTCGGGTTGTCGCCTGTCGAGCAGGTCAGGCGCTTCGCGCGTGAAAAGGCGAGATCCGTGGCGCTGGTGAGGCCACGAGCCCTCGTGCTCGGCAGCGATACGGTGATCGATCTCGAAGGACAACTACTCGGGAAGCCGGCGGATCTTGCAGACGCACGCGCCATGCTGGCACGCCTGGCCGGCCGTTCCCATCATGTCCATACTGCCGTCGCCTTATGCGGCCGAATGCGACATATTGAATCAGTGGAGGTTGCTACGACGGAAGTCCAGATGAAAGCGGACCTCGATCAAACGTACGAACGGTATCTTGCATCGGAGGAATCATTAGGCAAAGCCGGAGCCTATGCGGTCCAAGGACTCGGTGGAGACCTGGTGGAACGGATCATCGGCGACTATACGACCGTAGTGGGATTACCGCTGAAGCTTGTGACACAGCTGCTTCGGTCGGTCGGTTATCCTCTTCTCGTGAATGTCGAAGACCTCTATCGACGCAAGCCGTATGCGAACTGGAATCGGTTCGCGGTCTAA
- a CDS encoding transposase has product MARPLRIEFPGALYHMTARGNARQDIFLDDEDRQRFLVVLAHVVSRFQLRLHAYCLMDNHFHLLVETPDANLSKAMRHLNGVYTQAFNRRHGRVGHVLQGRFKAIVVERDSYLLQLCRYVVLNPVRAKTTRKPDTYPWSSYRATAGLVSVPPFLTVDWALSQFGHQRAAAQRKYRMFVAEGIAYSSPWEHVQGQVLLGSERFVERLMLGLRDKRPVKEIPRRQRFVGRPTLSQLFGRRARPDRARRNEIIRRAHLNYGYSLSEIGHAVGLHYSTISRIVNVPASMDAHSKV; this is encoded by the coding sequence ATGGCTCGCCCTCTGCGCATCGAATTTCCTGGCGCGCTCTACCACATGACTGCCCGGGGCAACGCCCGGCAGGACATTTTCCTGGATGACGAGGATCGGCAGCGGTTCCTCGTGGTGCTGGCACACGTCGTCTCCCGCTTTCAGCTTCGGCTGCACGCCTATTGCCTGATGGATAACCATTTTCACCTGCTGGTGGAGACACCCGATGCCAATCTGTCGAAAGCCATGCGCCACCTCAATGGGGTCTATACTCAAGCCTTCAACCGGCGTCACGGTCGGGTCGGCCACGTGCTACAAGGTCGTTTCAAGGCGATCGTAGTTGAGCGGGACAGCTATCTGCTGCAGCTCTGCCGATACGTCGTGCTCAATCCGGTGCGTGCCAAGACCACCCGCAAACCCGATACCTATCCCTGGTCAAGTTACCGTGCAACGGCAGGCCTTGTCTCCGTGCCGCCGTTTCTAACGGTGGATTGGGCCCTGTCCCAGTTCGGGCATCAGCGGGCGGCCGCTCAGCGGAAGTACCGCATGTTTGTCGCCGAGGGCATTGCGTACAGCTCACCCTGGGAGCACGTTCAGGGCCAGGTGTTGCTCGGGAGCGAGCGGTTCGTCGAACGTTTGATGCTGGGACTACGGGACAAACGGCCCGTAAAAGAGATTCCAAGACGGCAACGCTTTGTGGGCCGACCGACGCTGAGCCAGCTATTCGGCAGACGTGCGCGGCCCGACCGGGCGCGACGCAACGAGATCATTCGTCGGGCGCACCTGAACTACGGCTATAGCCTATCTGAAATCGGCCATGCCGTGGGCTTGCATTATTCGACCATCAGCCGCATTGTGAATGTCCCAGCCTCGATGGATGCACATAGCAAGGTCTGA
- a CDS encoding amidohydrolase family protein codes for MLLVLFLLVALWQGTAPSMARSDESPASTVPRTLIQNAGLLITMDPTVGEGPLGTLANADLLFAGDSIVAVGKGLSAADATVIDATGAIVLPGFVDLHNHLVQSVIRGGCSDQDLLGWLKDCTWPAYRALTSEDVYAAVRLSTLDLIGTGVTTVVDWAGGLKFDVAHEYVRALQESGLRFVYAPTPRKDERPLLKRLYEDLIRPNPLATLQLAGTPGMQNLTSLMEAAQLAREWDVKLNVHLLEHIKQRDSEPIQSLEQSGALDLRGNLLVNHAIHLTDEEIILLANHDVRVAHNPLSNMRLASGIIRLPDLHAAGLKVGLGLDGSTNDTSDMFNDMRAAVGLQRAKTRRADIYPTVADVLRMATLGGAEALDLGDRIGSLTPGKKADLMIIDPSGVNFAPRFDWVSQLVFNTQPSNVTFVFVDGRALKANGQFIGLSRMEVVKAAEASAARLRDVVRAPRK; via the coding sequence GTGCTTCTCGTGCTCTTCCTCCTCGTGGCGCTGTGGCAGGGAACCGCGCCCAGCATGGCTCGTAGCGACGAGTCGCCTGCTTCAACTGTGCCTCGCACCCTCATCCAGAATGCCGGGCTCCTCATCACGATGGATCCTACGGTCGGTGAAGGCCCATTGGGGACACTCGCGAACGCGGACCTGCTCTTCGCTGGAGATTCAATCGTCGCGGTGGGGAAGGGACTTTCCGCCGCCGATGCGACAGTGATAGACGCGACCGGGGCAATTGTGCTGCCAGGGTTCGTGGACCTCCATAACCACCTCGTCCAGTCCGTCATCCGAGGTGGTTGTTCAGATCAAGATCTCCTGGGTTGGCTCAAGGACTGCACCTGGCCGGCCTATCGAGCACTCACATCGGAAGATGTCTACGCTGCTGTCCGCCTGAGCACGCTGGACCTGATCGGGACCGGCGTCACGACGGTCGTCGACTGGGCCGGCGGATTGAAGTTCGATGTCGCGCATGAGTACGTGCGCGCACTGCAGGAATCGGGCTTGCGGTTCGTATATGCCCCGACACCGAGAAAGGACGAACGACCTCTGCTGAAGCGTCTGTATGAGGACCTCATCCGACCAAATCCTTTGGCGACACTCCAACTTGCCGGGACCCCCGGAATGCAGAACCTGACCTCTCTGATGGAGGCAGCCCAGCTCGCTCGTGAGTGGGACGTAAAACTCAATGTTCACCTGCTCGAGCATATCAAACAACGCGACAGCGAGCCGATTCAGTCATTGGAACAATCAGGGGCGTTGGATCTACGCGGGAACCTGCTGGTGAACCATGCGATTCATCTGACCGATGAAGAGATCATCTTGCTCGCCAACCACGACGTCCGGGTCGCACACAATCCATTGAGCAACATGAGACTGGCCTCGGGGATTATCCGTCTACCCGATCTGCATGCGGCTGGGTTAAAGGTCGGTCTGGGCCTAGACGGATCCACCAACGATACCAGTGACATGTTCAACGACATGCGGGCCGCCGTGGGGCTCCAGCGGGCGAAGACGCGACGGGCAGACATCTATCCGACGGTGGCGGATGTGCTGCGCATGGCCACTCTTGGCGGCGCAGAGGCCCTGGACCTCGGCGACCGCATCGGCTCGCTCACGCCCGGCAAGAAAGCGGATCTCATGATTATCGACCCGAGTGGCGTGAACTTCGCCCCGAGGTTTGACTGGGTCAGCCAGCTCGTTTTTAACACGCAACCGTCCAACGTTACATTCGTCTTTGTCGATGGCCGAGCCCTCAAGGCCAACGGACAGTTCATCGGCTTGTCGAGGATGGAGGTGGTCAAGGCAGCCGAAGCCTCGGCGGCTCGCCTACGGGACGTCGTCCGGGCGCCCCGTAAGTGA
- a CDS encoding glycosyl hydrolase family 17 protein — protein MEGLKFKAYYLAALLLVIGGCSDGDNGAPSSSPAPTPLVKISGVNFSPFVDGQDPNRGSQVTEEQLTQRMRLIVSYTNWIRTFGSTNGLEKSGAVARVLGLRTALGAWLSKDLAANERELGSLIASAKAGDADLLIVGSEVLLRKDLPENTLLDYIARVKQAVPGIRVTYADVYSELLAHPNVIQAVDVVLANFYPYWSGIKVDSAVAAIHHHYMRVVAAANGKEVFVSETGWPSEGNTIGNAVPSPINAAFFFLNFSSWATQENVTYFYFEAFDEKWKSAYEGPQGAHWGIWDKEGVLKTGMEDVFNGKSMPNNWTGGGIPGGPGSPTIEFLQVPQYGTFANLTGQVLHVDPSAYKVAVYIYVSGWWTKPTFSEPLTTIQFDGSWMTDITTGGIDQFATRIAAFVVPSNYVPLLVGGEATLPASLPRDAVVWREIARNP, from the coding sequence ATGGAAGGACTTAAGTTCAAGGCATACTACCTTGCAGCATTGTTACTGGTAATTGGAGGATGTAGCGATGGTGATAACGGTGCGCCTTCATCTTCCCCCGCCCCTACCCCTTTAGTAAAGATTTCCGGGGTGAATTTCAGCCCATTTGTGGATGGCCAAGACCCCAATCGAGGTTCCCAGGTCACTGAAGAACAATTGACTCAACGGATGCGTTTGATCGTATCCTACACGAACTGGATTCGTACCTTTGGCAGTACTAACGGCCTTGAAAAAAGTGGCGCGGTGGCACGTGTGTTGGGTCTCAGGACAGCACTTGGGGCATGGCTGAGTAAAGATCTGGCTGCGAACGAACGGGAACTCGGTAGCTTGATTGCATCCGCAAAAGCAGGTGATGCAGACCTCCTGATCGTTGGCAGCGAGGTCTTGCTCAGGAAGGATTTACCTGAAAACACCCTGCTCGACTATATTGCGCGAGTGAAGCAGGCGGTACCGGGAATCCGCGTAACCTATGCAGATGTCTACTCTGAATTGTTAGCACATCCCAATGTCATTCAAGCCGTTGATGTCGTATTGGCCAACTTCTATCCGTACTGGTCCGGCATCAAGGTGGACTCGGCAGTGGCCGCGATTCATCATCACTACATGAGGGTGGTTGCTGCAGCGAACGGCAAGGAGGTTTTCGTCAGCGAAACAGGCTGGCCAAGTGAAGGGAATACGATCGGGAATGCTGTGCCATCACCCATCAATGCGGCGTTCTTCTTTTTGAATTTTTCCTCTTGGGCCACGCAGGAGAACGTGACCTACTTCTATTTCGAAGCGTTCGATGAGAAGTGGAAATCTGCCTACGAAGGCCCTCAGGGTGCTCATTGGGGAATCTGGGATAAAGAGGGTGTACTCAAAACAGGAATGGAGGATGTCTTCAACGGAAAGTCAATGCCGAACAACTGGACCGGCGGTGGAATTCCAGGCGGACCCGGGTCTCCCACAATCGAATTTCTTCAAGTTCCCCAATATGGGACCTTTGCCAATTTGACAGGACAGGTGCTTCATGTTGATCCATCAGCTTATAAGGTTGCCGTTTATATTTACGTGTCGGGATGGTGGACGAAGCCCACATTTTCAGAGCCGCTGACAACGATTCAGTTTGACGGAAGCTGGATGACGGATATCACCACAGGAGGGATCGACCAATTTGCGACAAGGATCGCGGCCTTCGTAGTGCCCAGTAACTATGTTCCGCTCTTGGTGGGAGGTGAGGCAACGCTTCCTGCAAGCCTGCCTCGAGACGCTGTGGTGTGGCGTGAAATTGCGCGAAATCCATGA
- a CDS encoding tetratricopeptide repeat protein, whose amino-acid sequence MKTIIYITIILAFTAFVVDYILDRVLVTSHPNSALQANPSAGIASPERNSMDIDNDSIAPEALYHKASSHFSAGQVREGLELLSKAAGLGYPKAMSDLGALYSKGIGVPEDWEEAIKWWTRAAQIGDLGAIYNVGAYYYRRGDFSMAFSWFSEAANRGLPEGMMSVGYMYVRGESVSQNRAEGLRWLRAAAKAGLPAAKNILNAYEGDGQRLEESDMAYVIDVDTWSKVLTYALDGDTSAVFDLFASVAVDKACLDVTTTMNSPSLAAQQTGSLLHCSAGAVIEKAMEADIDRIRAAIAGLLLQRYGLELWKPTLGTNEAVKKTTILSSNYDRMATINAALSGDSTKTIFVVSYENLLKAAQANNAPTPDYVTKRFAQK is encoded by the coding sequence ATGAAAACCATAATTTATATCACTATAATATTAGCCTTTACTGCATTTGTAGTCGATTATATTTTAGACCGTGTTTTAGTTACATCGCATCCGAACAGTGCGTTACAAGCGAATCCTTCTGCAGGTATCGCTTCTCCTGAACGAAATTCGATGGACATCGATAATGATAGCATCGCTCCGGAAGCTCTCTATCACAAAGCCTCGTCTCATTTCAGTGCTGGCCAAGTGCGAGAAGGGCTTGAACTGTTGAGTAAAGCTGCCGGACTAGGATACCCCAAGGCTATGTCCGATTTGGGCGCTTTATACAGCAAAGGCATTGGGGTTCCCGAAGATTGGGAAGAGGCTATAAAGTGGTGGACTAGAGCAGCTCAGATTGGTGATCTTGGAGCTATATACAATGTTGGAGCCTATTACTATAGGCGCGGTGATTTTAGCATGGCATTTTCATGGTTCAGCGAAGCTGCTAATAGAGGATTGCCTGAAGGAATGATGAGCGTGGGATATATGTATGTGAGAGGTGAGAGCGTGTCTCAGAACAGGGCAGAAGGATTGCGATGGCTTCGCGCCGCTGCCAAGGCCGGACTGCCTGCGGCGAAGAACATTTTGAATGCCTACGAAGGCGATGGTCAAAGGCTCGAAGAGTCTGATATGGCTTACGTGATCGACGTTGACACCTGGAGCAAGGTTTTGACCTACGCTCTTGACGGTGACACAAGTGCAGTATTTGACCTGTTCGCTAGTGTCGCAGTTGATAAGGCATGCCTTGATGTGACAACTACTATGAATAGTCCTTCGCTGGCGGCACAGCAAACGGGCTCTTTACTCCATTGCTCAGCCGGAGCTGTCATCGAGAAAGCAATGGAAGCAGACATTGATCGAATACGAGCGGCGATTGCAGGACTTCTTCTGCAGAGATACGGTCTCGAGTTATGGAAGCCAACACTTGGCACCAATGAGGCCGTGAAGAAGACTACGATTCTCTCGTCAAACTACGATAGGATGGCAACGATTAATGCGGCTCTGTCTGGCGACAGCACGAAGACCATCTTCGTTGTTTCATACGAGAACCTCCTCAAGGCTGCTCAAGCTAACAATGCACCCACACCAGACTATGTGACAAAGCGTTTCGCTCAGAAGTGA